A section of the Methanosarcina mazei S-6 genome encodes:
- a CDS encoding DUF373 family protein, whose protein sequence is MQTLVICIDRDNDLGEKAKMVTPIVGREANIQAAVALGIADPEDSDTNTIFGGIRILDELRAKGVDAEIVSFAGDKNVGVISDQKIAEQLELYLQMNEVQRAVFVSDGAEDETLVPIVQSRMKIDSVKRIVVMQSANLESTYYILKHAFSDPKISQTFFVPLGLAFLIYAIFLLARYPEGAIVGILAAVGLYMLYRGFGLDDIVALEKEKLWDDFLEQRMVFISYTAALLVSLVATVYGAMEVWKLYSAEGVWYHGTLTLISVFVNVSIWWYAVALLLANMGKIFDLKTDGRPIYRNISISLFVIATGLLFWGASTYILAAASISDGVLGDPTLALQYFVYSIAVSILIALAGIKYSLSNQTPENEKSVRGRKSKKIA, encoded by the coding sequence ATGCAGACTCTGGTTATATGCATAGACAGGGATAATGATCTCGGCGAAAAAGCAAAAATGGTAACTCCTATTGTAGGGAGGGAGGCAAATATCCAGGCAGCTGTTGCACTCGGAATTGCCGATCCCGAGGATTCGGATACAAATACTATTTTCGGAGGGATCCGTATCCTTGATGAGCTTCGGGCAAAAGGAGTTGATGCTGAGATCGTCTCTTTTGCAGGGGACAAGAATGTTGGAGTAATCTCTGACCAGAAAATTGCCGAACAGCTCGAGCTCTATCTCCAGATGAACGAGGTGCAGAGAGCGGTCTTTGTTTCTGACGGGGCTGAGGACGAGACTCTTGTACCTATAGTTCAGTCCAGAATGAAAATCGATTCCGTGAAGCGGATTGTCGTTATGCAGAGTGCAAACCTGGAAAGCACTTATTATATCCTCAAACACGCTTTCAGTGACCCAAAAATCTCCCAGACTTTCTTTGTGCCCCTTGGGCTTGCTTTTCTTATATACGCCATCTTCCTGCTTGCCCGCTATCCCGAAGGGGCAATTGTGGGAATTCTCGCGGCTGTAGGGCTGTACATGCTTTACAGGGGCTTCGGGCTTGATGATATTGTTGCCCTTGAAAAAGAAAAGCTCTGGGATGATTTCCTTGAGCAGAGGATGGTTTTCATCAGCTACACTGCTGCCCTGCTTGTCAGTCTTGTAGCAACAGTATATGGAGCTATGGAAGTCTGGAAGTTATATTCTGCAGAAGGGGTCTGGTACCACGGTACCCTTACTCTTATCTCAGTTTTCGTCAATGTCTCCATCTGGTGGTATGCAGTAGCTCTGCTGCTCGCTAACATGGGAAAGATCTTCGATCTTAAAACAGATGGCAGGCCCATTTATAGAAATATTTCAATTTCTCTCTTCGTGATTGCAACAGGTCTGCTCTTCTGGGGAGCCAGCACATATATCCTGGCAGCGGCTTCCATATCTGATGGAGTGTTAGGCGATCCTACCCTTGCACTGCAGTACTTCGTTTATTCGATCGCTGTTTCCATTCTCATTGCCCTTGCAGGGATAAAATATTCCCTTTCAAACCAGACCCCGGAAAACGAGAAGAGTGTGAGAGGAAGAAAAAGTAAAAAGATCGCATGA
- a CDS encoding RDD family protein: protein MQSYAGFFRRLVASIIDIFIIILLMAFIQFVTGIREEIFYYVLIILFSLSYFAYQESSVYQGTVGKQAMNIIITDLDGRRISFACATKRFMVKVLASLPFFAGFLPVFINKNRQGIHDKIAKTLVIVRED from the coding sequence ATGCAGTCATACGCAGGTTTTTTCAGAAGGCTGGTAGCTTCGATAATTGACATATTTATAATCATTCTTCTGATGGCATTTATTCAGTTTGTAACAGGAATAAGGGAAGAAATATTTTACTACGTCCTGATAATTCTGTTTTCCTTGAGTTATTTTGCCTATCAGGAGAGTTCAGTCTATCAGGGGACGGTTGGAAAACAGGCAATGAATATCATCATAACCGATCTTGACGGGAGAAGAATCTCTTTTGCCTGTGCGACAAAAAGATTTATGGTGAAGGTTCTGGCATCTCTGCCTTTCTTTGCAGGTTTTTTGCCAGTATTTATCAATAAAAACAGGCAGGGAATCCACGATAAAATTGCAAAAACTCTTGTCATAGTCCGGGAAGACTGA
- a CDS encoding HAD family hydrolase translates to MSIYVDQRRFTDKNSIRTNPVSYDFDQRNQAWRSPVQGDPSQDCPARNTQIRGNPLSIQKSILADYPDLTCSGQGSDLKVFLDMDGVLTDFTGACEKLNERMMLWYAADRERFWKHITAAGTVFWSDMSWMAGGRELHGFLKSSGLHPTILSALPSPDRKIAMINARKGKMEWLKKELGTPYANNAILCFRPEKALQSGNSRILIDDNSNNTSEWEEAGGTAILHRNADRTIRCLGKIVKEGQETRI, encoded by the coding sequence ATGTCTATTTACGTCGATCAGCGCAGGTTTACAGATAAAAATTCTATCAGGACCAACCCGGTTTCATATGACTTTGACCAGAGAAACCAGGCCTGGAGGAGTCCAGTTCAGGGTGATCCCTCTCAGGACTGCCCTGCCCGGAACACTCAGATTCGGGGCAACCCCCTGAGTATCCAGAAATCCATTCTAGCAGATTATCCAGACTTAACCTGCTCAGGGCAGGGCTCGGATTTGAAAGTATTCCTGGACATGGATGGAGTGCTTACTGATTTTACGGGCGCATGCGAGAAATTAAACGAACGTATGATGCTCTGGTATGCTGCAGACAGAGAGCGTTTCTGGAAACATATTACTGCTGCTGGGACCGTTTTCTGGTCGGATATGTCCTGGATGGCTGGCGGGAGAGAGCTTCACGGATTCCTTAAAAGTTCAGGCTTGCACCCCACAATTCTTTCCGCGCTCCCGAGTCCGGACAGAAAAATTGCAATGATCAACGCCAGAAAAGGAAAAATGGAGTGGTTGAAAAAAGAACTCGGGACTCCATACGCAAATAATGCAATTCTCTGTTTCCGCCCGGAAAAAGCTCTTCAATCAGGAAATTCCAGAATCCTCATAGATGATAACTCAAATAATACCAGTGAATGGGAAGAAGCGGGAGGGACAGCTATACTGCACAGGAACGCGGATCGTACCATCAGGTGTCTTGGCAAGATCGTAAAAGAAGGACAGGAAACCCGAATTTAA
- a CDS encoding ACT domain-containing protein, producing MWQTLLKKFEKYPAQAKVLKLLFERGFQVNEEGKVTSGSIEIAHTQLAKEVGVDRRVVDATTKTIISDELLSTIFKNVHSIPFLRDVAPSLGLGVIIIIPEDAAHVGILAEVAGLISKHNVSIRQAVSDDPYLTDNPMLTIITDNKVPGDLVDEILKLPSVKGVSIY from the coding sequence ATGTGGCAGACATTACTCAAAAAATTTGAAAAATATCCTGCGCAAGCAAAAGTGCTTAAACTTCTCTTTGAACGCGGCTTCCAGGTAAACGAGGAAGGAAAAGTAACTTCCGGATCAATAGAGATCGCACACACACAGCTCGCAAAGGAAGTAGGCGTTGACCGGAGAGTGGTCGATGCAACCACAAAGACCATCATTTCTGACGAACTTCTGAGTACTATTTTTAAAAATGTTCATTCCATACCCTTCCTCAGGGATGTCGCTCCTTCTCTGGGGCTGGGAGTGATTATCATCATTCCTGAAGACGCAGCTCATGTTGGAATCCTTGCAGAAGTTGCGGGTTTGATCTCAAAACATAATGTAAGCATACGCCAGGCGGTCTCGGACGACCCGTACCTGACTGATAATCCCATGCTTACCATTATTACGGACAATAAAGTCCCTGGAGACCTCGTGGACGAAATTCTCAAGCTGCCTTCGGTAAAGGGAGTGAGTATTTACTGA
- a CDS encoding YkgJ family cysteine cluster protein — MENSGSSNDRNSGKTEYQLTLIDALKKEIEIARRLDPEKLAAEIKKTGFSCQNCGKCCKRAFGDNRVVLTPQEIEKIQKYTDLSKLEVAGPLIPDISCPEEAGEGEEDRVAENSSIMPEIDEKKTSEPFRTPELLKEDIDPDGNIHAYGWMLRRKRNGDCVFLEKDTNRCRIYPVRPMLCSTYPFYIEGLKLYTCECEGLGVHISAEESRKLAGSLLSRYVSELEDTLAMYEKYEDFERTEKGHEIAKNNLEKGTCIYIVHDSRGITKIID, encoded by the coding sequence ATGGAAAATTCAGGTTCAAGCAATGACAGGAATTCAGGAAAAACAGAATACCAGCTTACTCTTATTGACGCACTTAAAAAAGAAATTGAAATAGCTCGCAGGCTTGACCCTGAAAAACTCGCAGCCGAAATTAAAAAAACTGGTTTTTCCTGCCAGAACTGTGGAAAGTGCTGCAAAAGAGCTTTTGGGGATAACAGGGTAGTGTTAACACCTCAGGAAATCGAAAAAATCCAGAAGTATACGGATCTTTCAAAACTTGAGGTTGCAGGTCCCCTTATCCCTGACATCAGTTGTCCTGAAGAAGCCGGAGAAGGAGAAGAAGACAGGGTTGCAGAAAACTCTTCCATAATGCCGGAAATAGATGAAAAAAAGACTTCAGAGCCTTTCAGGACACCTGAGCTTCTGAAAGAAGACATCGATCCTGATGGAAATATCCATGCTTATGGCTGGATGCTCAGGCGGAAAAGGAATGGCGACTGTGTTTTTCTTGAAAAGGATACAAACCGGTGCAGGATATACCCTGTGCGTCCAATGCTCTGCAGCACCTATCCTTTTTATATTGAGGGACTTAAACTTTATACCTGCGAGTGTGAAGGGCTCGGAGTCCATATTTCTGCGGAAGAGAGCAGAAAACTCGCAGGCTCCCTGCTTTCCAGATATGTCTCGGAACTCGAAGATACACTTGCCATGTATGAAAAATACGAGGATTTCGAAAGGACAGAAAAAGGCCACGAAATTGCAAAAAATAACCTGGAAAAAGGGACCTGCATATATATCGTCCATGACAGCAGAGGAATTACAAAAATTATTGATTAA
- a CDS encoding 3-isopropylmalate dehydratase large subunit gives MTVSEKIFSKASGTPVKAGDFVLANIDLAMTHDITGPLAVQGFYEIMRDEEDKKVWDPSKIVIIFDHQVPADSINAAQNHIMLRKFAKEQGILNYDVYEGVCHQVLPEKGHVKPGDLIVGSDSHTCAYGSLGAFSTGIGSTDMAAVFATGKLWFRVPETFRFEVEGKLPERVYSKDLILHLIGDVGVEGVRYMAAEYAGSTIRSLSIPERMTMSNMAIEMGGKAGIIEADEVTEAYLKERIPGFKLDPYWKSDEGAKYLDIRYYDVSDLEPQVACPHNVDNVKPVSEVEGTKLDQIFMGSCTNGRFEDIKIMADIMGDEPVAKNLRLLVVPASKTEYMKLLKAGYIEKLVNAGAIVEAPCCGPCMGGSFGLLGPGEVGLATSNRNFKGREGSAESFVYLSSPATAGASALTGEITDPRKV, from the coding sequence ATGACCGTTTCGGAGAAGATCTTTTCGAAAGCCTCCGGAACTCCCGTGAAAGCCGGGGATTTCGTACTGGCAAATATAGACCTGGCAATGACCCACGACATCACAGGTCCGCTGGCAGTCCAGGGCTTCTACGAAATCATGAGAGATGAAGAAGACAAGAAAGTATGGGACCCGAGCAAAATTGTAATTATATTCGACCACCAGGTCCCTGCAGACTCAATTAATGCCGCTCAAAACCATATCATGCTCAGAAAGTTTGCAAAAGAGCAGGGCATTTTAAATTATGATGTTTATGAAGGAGTCTGCCACCAGGTCCTTCCAGAAAAAGGGCATGTTAAGCCCGGAGACCTGATTGTTGGTTCTGACTCCCATACCTGTGCATACGGATCTTTAGGGGCATTTTCTACCGGCATAGGCTCTACCGATATGGCAGCGGTTTTTGCCACAGGCAAGCTCTGGTTCCGGGTTCCCGAGACTTTCCGCTTTGAAGTGGAAGGAAAACTACCAGAGCGCGTTTATTCCAAAGACCTTATACTGCACCTAATAGGAGACGTAGGCGTGGAAGGGGTCAGATACATGGCAGCCGAGTACGCGGGTTCTACAATCCGTTCCCTTTCCATCCCCGAGCGCATGACCATGTCCAACATGGCAATTGAAATGGGAGGAAAAGCAGGGATAATTGAAGCCGATGAAGTTACCGAGGCATACCTTAAAGAGCGCATTCCGGGTTTCAAGCTTGATCCGTACTGGAAATCCGATGAAGGTGCCAAATATCTGGATATCAGGTATTATGATGTTTCTGACCTTGAGCCCCAGGTAGCCTGCCCGCATAATGTTGACAACGTAAAGCCGGTAAGCGAAGTTGAAGGCACAAAACTCGACCAGATCTTTATGGGATCCTGCACAAACGGCAGGTTTGAAGACATCAAGATAATGGCTGACATCATGGGAGATGAACCTGTTGCGAAAAATTTGCGCCTCCTTGTTGTTCCCGCTTCAAAAACTGAATATATGAAGCTGTTAAAAGCCGGATATATTGAAAAACTCGTGAACGCGGGCGCAATCGTGGAAGCTCCCTGCTGCGGGCCATGCATGGGCGGCTCTTTTGGTCTTCTCGGACCTGGAGAGGTCGGACTTGCCACCTCAAACCGCAATTTCAAGGGCAGAGAAGGAAGTGCAGAGTCTTTTGTTTACCTTTCTTCCCCGGCAACTGCAGGAGCATCCGCCCTCACTGGAGAAATCACGGATCCCAGGAAGGTTTAA
- the hisE gene encoding phosphoribosyl-ATP diphosphatase, with the protein MPEADLSILNRVYDIILDRKENYDENSYVCKLLNHRKGMNKILEKVGEESIETILAVRNEDHREIVSESSDLIFHLLVLLAANNITLEEIADELSTRHEKMRRD; encoded by the coding sequence ATGCCGGAGGCTGACTTATCCATTTTAAACAGGGTGTATGATATCATCCTGGACAGGAAAGAGAACTATGACGAAAATTCATATGTCTGTAAACTTTTGAACCACCGAAAGGGAATGAACAAAATCCTTGAGAAAGTGGGAGAGGAATCCATTGAAACCATACTTGCAGTCAGGAACGAAGACCATAGAGAGATCGTCTCTGAGAGCTCGGACCTGATCTTCCACCTGCTGGTGCTGCTTGCCGCAAACAACATTACTCTTGAGGAAATAGCAGATGAGTTAAGTACCAGGCACGAAAAAATGAGAAGAGATTGA
- a CDS encoding CBS domain-containing protein, with translation MELTPIQKDIIIALINLQRQKDRAIKGEEIAEVIQRNPGTVRNQMQLLKALALVEGVPGPKGGYKPTGAAYDALRIQQLKNESVVPLYRNNVVVNGATAAEISFTTVRNPDACNGVVRVIGNIKDFVMDDKLQVGPTPVNRLIVRGEVTGRDDTNNSILFNITEMISLPKKHVKHYMKYPPLLVNLNASIQEATRLFIRNNVHGAPVEDKGKIVGIITYTDIAHAIAQGKPNVKVKDIMTKELITVDGDMQLYDVVKLFHKYNVGRLIVTINGVPKGTLSKTDVLNELAVY, from the coding sequence ATGGAACTTACTCCGATTCAAAAAGACATTATCATTGCATTAATCAATCTTCAGAGGCAAAAAGATAGGGCAATTAAAGGGGAAGAAATTGCCGAAGTTATCCAGAGAAACCCCGGGACTGTGCGCAACCAGATGCAGCTGTTAAAAGCCCTCGCCCTGGTTGAGGGGGTTCCCGGACCAAAAGGAGGATATAAACCTACAGGGGCAGCATATGACGCTTTACGAATCCAGCAGTTAAAAAACGAGTCCGTAGTTCCTCTCTACAGGAATAACGTGGTAGTTAACGGAGCGACAGCTGCTGAAATCAGCTTTACTACAGTCAGGAACCCGGATGCCTGCAACGGGGTAGTAAGGGTGATAGGAAATATCAAGGACTTCGTAATGGATGACAAGCTTCAGGTAGGTCCAACACCTGTAAACCGCCTCATAGTCCGCGGTGAGGTTACGGGAAGGGATGACACCAATAATTCGATCCTTTTTAACATTACAGAAATGATCTCCCTGCCCAAAAAACATGTCAAACATTATATGAAGTATCCTCCGTTACTTGTGAACCTTAACGCCAGCATCCAGGAAGCAACAAGGCTCTTCATCCGAAATAATGTACACGGAGCCCCTGTGGAAGATAAAGGGAAAATAGTAGGAATAATTACCTATACCGATATTGCACATGCAATCGCGCAGGGGAAACCCAACGTAAAGGTTAAGGACATAATGACAAAAGAGCTGATAACCGTCGACGGGGACATGCAGCTCTATGATGTGGTAAAACTCTTCCATAAATATAATGTAGGAAGGCTTATTGTAACAATCAACGGAGTGCCCAAAGGAACTCTGTCTAAAACAGATGTGCTTAATGAGCTTGCGGTTTATTGA
- a CDS encoding NOG1 family protein, producing the protein MMIFEKIHTVPTSEELTNKAFKRAARAMSGKTIDGRDSRFKANESMLLTAANIFTDNLANIVRRFPSFEQLPRFYYELTDILVGVEKLKMSLASVDWASRKIHEVARSYVGKIRESDIPEPVRKEAFGRLASIINSINKDLLFLNEARNILRKLPDVQDEPTIVIAGYPNVGKSSFVSKITGATPEIAPYPFTTKGVTIGHFTRDGVRYQVMDTPGLLDRPMAERNDIERQAITAIHYLDAVVMVVIDPSESCGYELQDQRRLLAEIRENFNLPLLVVANKADRPEFMKMDEVELNMSTITGEGIEQVMDRLLEMIEEKRLRSLEEAPSEESDDESAL; encoded by the coding sequence ATGATGATTTTTGAGAAAATTCACACAGTTCCCACTTCCGAGGAGTTAACCAATAAAGCATTTAAACGGGCAGCCAGGGCAATGTCCGGGAAAACTATTGATGGGAGAGACAGCCGTTTCAAGGCCAATGAATCCATGCTTCTTACGGCTGCAAATATTTTCACGGATAACCTTGCAAATATAGTCAGAAGATTCCCGAGCTTCGAACAGCTTCCCAGATTCTATTATGAACTTACAGACATCCTTGTAGGAGTGGAAAAACTCAAGATGTCCCTTGCGTCCGTGGACTGGGCTAGCAGGAAAATTCATGAGGTTGCAAGGAGTTACGTGGGAAAAATCCGTGAATCGGATATTCCAGAGCCTGTAAGAAAAGAAGCTTTCGGCAGGCTTGCATCAATAATTAATTCAATAAATAAGGACCTCCTCTTCCTGAACGAAGCCAGAAACATCCTGAGAAAACTCCCTGATGTCCAGGACGAGCCAACGATTGTAATAGCTGGATATCCCAATGTAGGGAAATCAAGCTTTGTTTCAAAGATTACCGGTGCGACCCCAGAAATTGCTCCATACCCATTCACAACAAAAGGAGTAACCATAGGTCACTTTACACGGGACGGAGTCCGTTATCAGGTGATGGACACTCCAGGGCTCCTTGACCGCCCAATGGCCGAAAGAAACGACATTGAACGGCAGGCGATCACTGCAATTCACTACCTGGATGCAGTTGTAATGGTCGTTATTGACCCCAGTGAAAGCTGCGGGTATGAACTTCAAGATCAGAGGCGCCTGCTTGCTGAAATCAGAGAGAATTTTAACCTTCCCCTGCTTGTGGTCGCTAATAAAGCTGACAGGCCTGAGTTCATGAAAATGGATGAGGTTGAGCTGAACATGTCCACAATAACAGGAGAAGGAATTGAACAGGTAATGGACAGGCTCCTGGAAATGATAGAAGAAAAACGCCTCAGGTCTCTCGAAGAGGCACCTTCAGAAGAGTCGGATGACGAATCCGCTCTCTAA
- a CDS encoding cytochrome c biogenesis CcdA family protein — translation MSPASGSVISCAKVLDDYFYGSSNTVEALLLNSFETPALLFTTETSNLLTDIREDRSRHIEKISPYLLLTAGILSGFNPCLLAVMAFLASVNLTQKGRRKEMLKITLGFSTGIFTMHMLAGLSILGTVNFLPELRSYFSEIAVVMTALLGFWHIYDAYWLRKHAKTTFRTPQPLKDFMSRMDEKNLLLLSFLAGGMFSLVKAPCVGAVYLSLLSLLAMKTDIVRGIEYIWIFNLGLLLPVVLLGLLLAFGLSPKTVTEFRERKRVGIRLITGSILISLALMMQFRIL, via the coding sequence TTGAGCCCTGCTTCCGGTTCGGTTATCTCATGTGCAAAAGTATTGGATGACTATTTTTATGGGAGCTCAAACACAGTAGAAGCTCTTTTGCTGAATAGTTTTGAAACTCCGGCTTTGCTTTTTACCACGGAGACATCAAATCTTCTCACAGATATCAGAGAAGATAGATCCAGACACATTGAAAAAATAAGTCCTTACCTTCTACTTACTGCAGGAATTCTTTCAGGCTTTAATCCCTGCCTGCTTGCAGTAATGGCTTTTCTGGCTTCAGTTAACCTTACCCAGAAAGGAAGGAGAAAAGAGATGCTCAAAATCACCCTGGGGTTTTCCACAGGAATTTTCACCATGCATATGCTTGCAGGCTTGAGCATTCTGGGGACTGTCAATTTCCTGCCTGAACTCCGGAGTTATTTTTCAGAAATTGCAGTCGTTATGACTGCCCTTCTCGGGTTCTGGCATATTTATGATGCTTACTGGTTGAGAAAACATGCAAAAACGACCTTCAGGACTCCGCAGCCTCTGAAGGACTTCATGAGCCGGATGGACGAAAAAAATCTGCTGCTTCTGTCATTCCTTGCAGGAGGCATGTTCTCCCTGGTCAAAGCTCCGTGTGTCGGAGCAGTTTATCTCTCTCTCCTGAGCCTGCTCGCAATGAAAACTGATATTGTGAGAGGGATAGAGTATATATGGATTTTTAATCTCGGACTCCTGCTGCCAGTAGTGTTGCTCGGACTTTTGCTGGCCTTCGGACTGAGTCCGAAAACAGTTACCGAGTTCAGAGAGCGAAAAAGAGTGGGGATAAGGCTGATAACAGGGTCGATACTCATCTCTCTCGCCCTGATGATGCAGTTCAGGATACTCTGA